The following proteins come from a genomic window of Micromonospora echinofusca:
- a CDS encoding MarP family serine protease: MSAVDLVLLLLMLVFAISGYRQGFVIGVLSFSGFFLGALLGLQLGPLLARQFVDSGTRVLVSLVAIFGLAVVGQALAGWLGSHLRKTITSDVGKRVDDVGGAFVSLFAVLLVAWLVAVPLGSSSLPWLASSVRNSALLTVVDRVLPDEAQQLSTALRDTVDTNGFPDVFGDLAPTRARQVSPPDPALAGSQVVVNSQRSVVKVLGSAPSCSRRIEGSGFVYADDRVMTNAHVVAGTRSTVVELNGDRYDSKVVVYDPDRDLAVLHVPGLPGPSMRFAAGNAGSGADAIVLGFPLDGPYNAQSARIRDVDRITGPDIYSAGNVTREVYTIRALVQSGNSGGPLVSSNGLVLGVIFAAAADDPNTGFAVTAAEARPVALAGAERTRAVGTGECT, encoded by the coding sequence GTGTCCGCCGTGGATCTCGTACTGCTGCTGCTCATGCTCGTGTTCGCGATCAGCGGATACCGCCAGGGCTTCGTCATCGGGGTGCTGTCGTTCTCCGGCTTCTTCCTGGGCGCGCTCCTGGGCCTCCAGCTGGGGCCGTTGCTGGCCCGGCAGTTCGTCGACAGCGGCACCCGGGTGCTGGTGTCGCTGGTGGCGATCTTCGGGCTGGCGGTGGTCGGGCAGGCGCTCGCCGGCTGGCTCGGTTCACACCTGCGCAAGACGATCACCAGCGACGTCGGCAAGCGGGTCGACGACGTCGGCGGGGCGTTCGTCTCGCTCTTCGCCGTCCTACTGGTCGCCTGGCTCGTCGCGGTGCCGCTCGGCTCGTCGTCGCTGCCCTGGCTGGCCTCCTCGGTACGCAACAGCGCGCTGCTCACGGTGGTCGACCGGGTCCTACCCGATGAGGCGCAGCAGCTCTCCACGGCGCTGCGCGACACCGTCGACACCAACGGCTTCCCCGACGTCTTCGGCGACCTGGCACCCACCCGGGCCCGGCAGGTGTCGCCGCCCGACCCGGCGCTCGCCGGCTCCCAGGTGGTCGTCAACAGCCAGCGATCGGTGGTCAAGGTGCTCGGCTCCGCCCCGAGCTGTTCGCGCCGGATCGAGGGCTCCGGCTTCGTCTACGCCGACGACCGGGTGATGACCAACGCGCACGTCGTCGCCGGCACCCGGTCCACGGTCGTGGAGCTGAACGGCGACCGGTACGACAGCAAGGTGGTCGTCTACGACCCCGACCGGGACCTGGCCGTGCTGCACGTGCCCGGGCTGCCCGGCCCGTCGATGCGCTTCGCCGCCGGCAACGCGGGCAGCGGCGCGGACGCGATCGTGCTGGGCTTCCCGCTCGACGGCCCGTACAACGCGCAGTCGGCGCGGATCCGGGACGTCGACCGGATCACCGGGCCGGACATCTACTCCGCCGGCAACGTGACCCGGGAGGTCTACACGATCCGGGCGCTCGTGCAGAGCGGCAACTCGGGCGGCCCGCTTGTCTCCTCGAACGGGCTGGTTCTCGGGGTGATCTTCGCGGCGGCGGCCGACGACCCGAACACCGGCTTCGCGGTGACCGCGGCCGAGGCCCGTCCCGTCGCCCTCGCCGGCGCCGAGCGCACCCGGGCCGTCGGCACCGGCGAATGCACCTGA
- the mycP gene encoding type VII secretion-associated serine protease mycosin, whose product MPEDVTTVRHSCPPAARRIAGRTLLGLAAAVVSVAAPVPAAGAAPRQPAALPVLHQPVAVVPVAFAAPDGRKRPDQVRDEQWQLDVLRAKTAWRSSTGEGVTVAVVDSGVDATHPDLAGQVLPGLDLVAPRGATGSPDPVGHGTTVAALIAGRNDDERGAVGLAPDARILPVRVLDAENRYDDALIVAKGVRWAVDNGARVINLSLGGSGDSPALAAALDYAFVRDVVVVACTGNLGDAANAKVWYPAREPGVIAVAGSERDSDNLWSGSITGRATVLTAPATGLVGARPGGYWRVQGTSFAAPLVAATAALVRARYPEMPAGDVVNRLLTTARDIGPTGRDDRFGYGMVDPVAALDAEVGPVGRNPLDDQSSPGVVGFGPAPGAAQPDVAGVGGDPRGFTVPRQQSRWAAQPAGTQEETTPEQLWTGAAFFVALLTGAALMVRRFRQWTPLASHRRAAATWRRLPPG is encoded by the coding sequence ATGCCTGAGGATGTGACGACCGTGCGGCACAGCTGTCCGCCAGCGGCTCGGCGGATCGCCGGACGTACGTTGCTCGGCCTGGCGGCCGCCGTCGTGTCGGTCGCGGCTCCGGTGCCGGCAGCCGGCGCCGCCCCTCGGCAGCCCGCCGCCCTACCCGTCCTCCATCAGCCGGTCGCCGTCGTTCCGGTGGCGTTCGCGGCGCCCGACGGCAGGAAGCGCCCCGACCAGGTCCGCGACGAGCAGTGGCAGCTCGACGTGTTGCGGGCGAAGACCGCCTGGCGCAGCTCGACCGGCGAGGGCGTCACCGTCGCGGTGGTCGACTCCGGTGTGGACGCCACCCATCCCGACCTGGCCGGCCAGGTGCTGCCCGGCCTCGATTTGGTCGCGCCCCGGGGTGCGACCGGCAGTCCCGATCCGGTCGGCCACGGCACCACCGTGGCCGCGCTGATCGCCGGCCGAAACGACGACGAGCGGGGGGCCGTCGGCCTCGCGCCGGACGCCCGGATCCTCCCGGTGCGCGTCCTCGACGCCGAGAACCGCTACGACGACGCGCTGATCGTCGCCAAGGGCGTGCGCTGGGCCGTCGACAACGGCGCCCGCGTGATCAACCTGTCCCTCGGCGGCAGCGGCGACAGCCCCGCCCTGGCGGCCGCGCTCGACTACGCCTTCGTCCGGGACGTCGTCGTGGTCGCCTGCACCGGCAACCTGGGCGACGCGGCCAACGCGAAGGTCTGGTACCCGGCCCGCGAGCCGGGCGTCATCGCGGTCGCCGGTTCGGAGCGCGACAGCGACAACCTCTGGTCCGGTTCGATCACCGGGCGGGCCACCGTGCTGACCGCCCCCGCCACCGGCCTCGTCGGGGCCCGGCCGGGCGGCTACTGGCGGGTGCAGGGCACCAGCTTCGCGGCGCCGCTGGTCGCCGCCACCGCCGCGCTGGTGCGGGCCCGCTACCCCGAGATGCCCGCCGGCGACGTGGTCAACCGCCTGCTCACCACCGCCCGCGACATCGGTCCGACCGGCCGGGACGACCGCTTCGGGTACGGCATGGTCGACCCGGTCGCCGCGCTTGACGCCGAGGTGGGCCCGGTGGGCCGCAACCCGCTGGACGACCAGTCCTCCCCGGGCGTGGTCGGGTTCGGGCCGGCACCGGGGGCGGCGCAGCCCGACGTCGCGGGGGTCGGCGGCGACCCGCGTGGCTTCACCGTGCCGCGCCAGCAGTCCCGGTGGGCGGCGCAGCCTGCGGGTACGCAGGAGGAGACCACGCCGGAGCAGCTCTGGACCGGGGCCGCGTTCTTCGTCGCCCTGCTGACCGGGGCGGCGCTGATGGTGCGCCGGTTCCGCCAGTGGACTCCGCTGGCCTCGCACCGGCGCGCCGCCGCGACATGGCGCCGCCTGCCGCCAGGCTGA